The following coding sequences are from one Ornithodoros turicata isolate Travis chromosome 1, ASM3712646v1, whole genome shotgun sequence window:
- the LOC135379019 gene encoding uncharacterized protein LOC135379019 has product MEELHALQHELDSWKCCTHGIRGECILVTKPVVCNKALSRFGFSLAETDPDVLTLFVTDNDALYCQNDDIIAFVEIVLRLIREHESIKCFCFRWVHIDILGPILGSLAARSDVRELILNTIRYRRGDDAYTQPYGGIATFPSTTEDYKIGTPMGTAAMILKVVRQAQSLEVFEFKQEVIHADVAIELGRELAKKRSLKTLSLGPRCRNVLSSYVSTLDAMQPADKVCNLKSVTLCGDIYHDRSCDSLLSNASITYLDLSGCVYVGYPMCCSGMLIDPFLQELANTLSRNSSVKVLILKNKGFGQEGAEALGRLMVSNTTIRTLDISRNALGTDECTALAGGLRMARGLREVIMKGCHITPTGAMAMYEALRENQFNISVVFGTGFTLTKRMLELDMLVPRIRREFPMNSDEMLGGSSLLMQPQHFKEITLEWNNGNYFPLDKLCTFLQQDGVLVESMSLDLSNLSRDLVQQLAGCLQRRKGIQALSVNNYGETDE; this is encoded by the coding sequence ATGGAAGAACTGCATGCTCTGCAGCACGAGTTAGATTCCTGGAAATGTTGCACCCATGGAATAAGGGGGGAATGCATCCTGGTGACCAAACCGGTCGTCTGCAACAAGGCGCTTTCGCGCTTCGGTTTCTCCCTGGCTGAGACTGACCCAGATGTGCTGACGCTCTTCGTAACCGATAACGACGCTCTGTATTGCCAAAACGACGACATCATTGCGTTTGTGGAAATAGTGTTAAGGCTCATACGTGAACACGAGAGTATAAAATGTTTCTGCTTCCGTTGGGTGCATATCGATATTCTAGGTCCCATCCTGGGATCTTTGGCAGCACGGTCGGACGTGCGTGAGTTAATCTTAAACACTATACGTTACCGCAGAGGCGATGACGCTTATACGCAACCATATGGAGGTATCGCTACGTTTCCTTCGACCACTGAGGACTACAAAATCGGGACACCAATGGGGACAGCGGCCATGATATTAAAAGTGGTGCGTCAGGCACAGTCGCTGGAAGTGTTCGAGTTCAAACAAGAGGTTATTCATGCGGACGTAGCAATTGAGCTGGGCAGAGAGCTGGCGAAGAAACGTTCTCTTAAAACACTTTCTCTTGGTCCTCGCTGTAGAAACGTTTTGTCGTCGTACGTATCTACGCTCGATGCTATGCAGCCAGCCGATAAAGTATGCAACCTTAAATCTGTGACACTGTGCGGCGATATTTACCACGACAGGAGCTGCGATTCATTATTATCGAATGCGTCGATCACCTATTTAGATCTCTCCGGATGCGTGTATGTAGGTTATCCAATGTGCTGTAGTGGAATGCTTATCGACCCTTTCCTACAAGAGCTGGCTAACACGCTATCCCGCAACAGCAGCGTTAAGGTACTcattctgaaaaataaagggTTCGGCCAGGAAGGGGCTGAGGCACTGGGCCGACTGATGGTCTCGAACACGACGATACGCACGTTGGACATCAGCCGCAATGCCCTGGGCACGGATGAGTGCACTGCATTAGCAGGCGGATTGCGTATGGCAAGGGGTCTTCGAGAAGTGATCATGAAAGGTTGTCATATCACACCTACGGGAGCAATGGCTATGTATGAAGCTCTGCGAGAAAATCAATTCAACATAAGCGTGGTCTTCGGCACAGGCTTTACGTTGACGAAGCGCATGCTGGAATTAGACATGCTCGTCCCTCGAATCCGTAGGGAATTTCCTATGAACTCCGATGAGATGTTGGGTGGTAGCAGTCTCCTGATGCAGCCGCAGCATTTCAAGGAAATAACCCTGGAATGGAACAACGGCAATTATTTCCCACTGGACAAATTATGTACTTTTCTTCAACAAGACGGGGTGCTGGTTGAGTCAATGTCCCTCGATTTATCGAATCTGTCTCGCGACTTAGTGCAGCAGCTGGCTGGATGTCTTCAGCGCAGAAAAGGCATTCAGGCTCTCTCGGTAAACAATTACGGAGAAACAGACGAATGA